CTGAATTGTCGCGTCCTGCACGGGCGCGTGGATTGAAACCGCTTCCCAGGGCGACCCCTCAGCCTCTACTAACGTCGCGTCCTGCACGGGCGCGTGGATTGAAACTACGAACATCACGATTTATGGGCCAAAACAGGCGTCGCGTCCTGCACGGGCGCGTGGATTGAAACTCAAAAAGTAACTACCAAAAACTAAATCAAGGTAGTCGCGTCCTGCACGGGCGCGTGGATTGAAACGGCTCAGGGTATTGTCTGGCGATTACGACCTATGTCGCGTCCTGCACGGGCGCGTGGATTGAAACTTTTTGAATCGTTCATATTTACACACGAGCAGTGTCGCGTCCTGCACGGGCGCGTGGATTGAAACATGGTAGAGCCTAAACGTGGCTTGTATTCATTAGTCGCGTCCTGCACGGGCGCGTGGATTGAAACCAACCATCAGCTGATTGACCGATTTGACCGTGAGTCGCGTCCTGCACGGGCGCGTGGATTGAAACAGCATGACTTGTTGTTTGCTCGTTTCGCGCTAAGTCGCGTCCTGCACGGGCGCGTGGATTGAAACGTCGCATGTGTGGTAAGGCGCTGTCTGAAATTCGTCGCGTCCTGCACGGGCGCGTGGATTGAAACGACCTCAGTGTAATTAGTCAGGATGAGGCGCTAAGTCGCGTCCTGCACAGGCGCGTGGATTGAAACCGCATGATGAAGCATGAAGGCTGGGATGAAGTTGTCGCGTCCTGCACGGGCGCGTGGATTGAAACTTTTTGGACTCGACCAAACTGGATCACAACTACGTCGCGTCCTGCACGGGCGCGTGGATTGAAACCCTGCCACAGGGGCAGACCAAGCAGGTCCCCGATGTCGCGTCCTGCACGGGCGCGTGGATTGAAACGCCATTGATTGATAGTTCTCAATCATGAAATGAGTCGCGTCCTGCACGGGCGCGTGGATTGAAACTGCATCGCGATGGAGGGCGTCTAAAACCCTCAAGTCGCGTCCTGCACGGGCGCGTGGATTGAAACCACCGCAAAACTCATGAGGCGGCGCATGGTCTTATGTCGCGTCCTGCACGGGCGCGTGGATTGAAACAACCGTGAAAATATACATCGGCAGTACAGTGATGTCGCGTCCTGCACGGGCGCGTGGATTGAAACACCGGACAATCCAGTTGCAACATTGCCATTAACCGTCGCGTCCTGCACGGGCGCGTGGATTGAAACATTGTTCGGCTGCGGGGCATGCGCTTGCTCTCCAGTCGCGTCCTGCACGGGCGCGTGGATTGAAACAGCTCAGTCGTTCCGATTTAGGTACGGTGTGGAGGTCGCGTCCTGCACGGGCGCGTGGATTGAAACAATACCTACGATAAAAAGAAACAAAAAGTCACTAAGTCGCGTCCTGCACGGGCCCGTGGATTGAAACATATAGTTGAAAGAGAGCGGGGGATTTATTCACAAAGCCAGGCCTTTCGGTGAGCCTCGACCTTAGCTCAGCAAGTTACGAAGCGATGTTTCGACCTTGCCCTTTTAATTATGGTAATCGAGATTTCGCTATGGGTTTGTTTGGACATAGTAGCTGTTCAGCTAATGACCACACAGTGCCAAGTGTTATAAACATTAGGCCAGTAATAAGAATAGCAAAGCTTATTAGCAGAGTAAAAATAGCCGCTAAAACTGGGGCACCCAACATGGCACTGAGCCACTCATATTGTGCCGCCAGGTAAACCCAACAGAATAAAAGGCACCAAGGGAATAAAGTGCCGGGCTCCAACAAGCTTGTGACCCAGCTATCCAGTGTGTTTAGAAGCTTTTCAGGTGTTGCCGTCATTGTTTTAGATCACATTTTAATTTAAAAATTTATTCATTTAATTTACATTCTTAGCTGTATAGGCAAAATAAACAATAAATTAAGCGCTAAAAAGGAGTTTTATGCCATTTATTGCCCACCCCGCAGCAACAGGAAGCGAACATCAAAGTGTCCTTACTCATTTGCGCTCAGTAAAAGTACTGGCTGAAGCCCTTGCCGAAAAATTTGGTTATGCACAAGCCGGTGCCTTGATTGGCCTGTTACACGACTTTGGTAAGTATAGCGCTGCTTTTCAGGGTTATATGGACGATATTATTACCTTAAAGCAGGCTCATGCTAACCCCGATCTGGATGAGGATATTGAATCCCTGGCAAGAACAGTTAAGGGACAAAAAGGAACGATCAATCACTCCACCGCGGGTGCGCAATGGTTGGTTAACCACCTTATGCAGATTACCCCTGTGATTTTTAAAGAAGACAGCTCACTGAGCCAGTACTGCATGGTCGTTGTGCAGGGGCTGGCTTTATGTATTGTGTCTCACCACAGTGGGTTGATCAATTGCCTGGCCGAACCAAGTGGCGGTTTATTGAAAAGGCTGAAGCTAGGTGAAGAAGACTCACACCTTAACGAATGTATTCAAAATGCCGACCCTGAAGTACTGAACGAAGCCAGTAAGATGGCCGGTTATGACTTTTTAAAATCGGCCGCGCAGGCGCTTAAAACCAGTCTTAGTCCTTATCGCTCAAACAAAATAGAACATGACTTTTATCTGGGTATGTTCGTTAAACTCTGGTTTAGCTGCTTAATTGATGCTGACAGAGCAAACAGCGCCGACTTTGAAACACCCGGCAATGAACCCGCACGCAATACACAAGCAGACTGGCACATGGCTTGTGCACTTTTGGAGTCAAAAATTGCCGGGTTTGATACAGAGGGTATTAACCAGATCCGCGCGGCTATCTCAGCTAATTGCCAACAAAAGGCGTTAGGTCAGCAGGGCATATACAGCCTTACCGTGCCGACGGGGGGAGGAAAAAACCTCGCCAGTCTGAGATTTGCCTTACACCATGCTAAACAACACCAGCTCGACCGTATAATCTATGTGATCCCTTACACCTCAATTATTGAGCAAAATGCCCAAGCCGTCAGGGACGTTTTTGGTGATGAGCTGGGTGAGCAATGGGTGCTTGAACATCATTCAAATCTGGAGCCCGAAGTGCAAACCTGGCGCACCAAACTGGCCTGCGAGAACTGGGATAAACCCATTGTGTTTACCACTATGGTGCAGTTTCTTGAGAGCCTGTTTGGTGGTGGCACACGTGGTGTAAGACGTTTACATCAGCTGAGCAAGGCGGTGCTGATCTTCGATGAGATCCAAACCTTACCGATTAATTGTGTTCACCTGTTTAATAACGCCGTGAACTTTTTGACCCGGCATTGCCATACCACAGCCGTGATGTGCACCGCGACACAGCCACTACTGAACAATCTGCCCGAGCGGGTAAAGCCACGGGGTGAGCTGGCACTTACAGGTGGCAATGAGCTGACTCCGGATATTTCAAAGCTCTATCAGGCACTGGAGCGTGTTACGGTTCGCAATCTTGTGCGGCCTCGGGGCTGGGATGAAAGTGAACTCACAGCGCTTATCACACAGCAGCTTGAATCTAATACCAGTTGTCTGGTTATTGTGAATACCAAACACTGGGCTCAAGCCTTGTATCACGCACTCAATGAACACTTAGCCTGGCCTGATGGAATTTTTCATCTCAGCACAGATATGTGTGCGGCGCATCGCAAAGCAAAGTTAGACGAAATAAGGTCGCGCCTGGATGACGGCTTGCCTACCTTGTGCCTGTCAACGGCGTTAATTGAAGCAGGCGTTGATGTCGACTTTAATGCCGTAGTGCGATTTTTGGCGGGCCTGGATTCCATTGCACAGGCAGCCGGGCGTTGTAACCGCCATGGCAGACAACAAGGCATGGGCGAAGTTTTGGTGGTTAATCCGCACAAAGAAAATCTCAATATGCTGGCGGATATCAAACAGGGCGTTGCAGCAACTAAGTACATCCTGGATGCGGATGACTTTGATGAGGCCAAGCTGTTGTCGCCCGAATATACCACACGTTACTTCGATAAATACTTTTATGAGCGTTGCGATGAAATGGGTTACCCGACAGGCACGCATGGATTTACTAAAAGCCAAAACCAACTAGTTGACCTGCTCAGCAGCAACGAAAAGAACATTGACAAGTCGCCTATTGCGATCAGGCAGGCATTTATGGCTGCGAGTAAAGCGTTTAAGGCAATCAACGCGCCCACGCAGGGTGTGATAGTCCCGTATGACGATACAGCCAAAGCGCTGATCAGCGCGCTGCTGGCGCTCGATAAACGCTTTGATGCGGCGCGGTACCGCACACTTTTACAACAGGCACAAAAGTACAGCGTGAATGTGTTTACCCACAAGTTAAAGCAGTTGCTTGATAGTGAGGCGGCCTACCCGATAGCAGAGGGAGAGCCGGTGTACTACCTGCGAGATGAGCATTACAGCAGCGAGTTTGGATTGAGTTTAGAAATCTGTGGTGAGCAGGAAGGTTTAGTCCTCTAGCGCAACATGGAAAAACGGAACAAGGAGATAGAATGAAAAACAGTATCAGTTTTCGCTTATGGGGGCGGCACGCGTTGTTTTCCGATCCCATTACCCGGGTGGGTGGCGAAAAGTGTTCTTACCATATCCCCACCTACGAGGCCATTAAGGGCGTACTAAAGTCCATTTACTGGAAGCCCACGCTGGTCTGGCATGTTGATAAGGTGCGGGTAATTAAGCCCCTGAGAACACAAACCCGAGGCACCAAGCCACTGAACTGGGGTGGTGGTAACAGTCTGGCCTATTACACTTTTTTGCATGACGTTGAATACCAGGTTCAGGCGCACTTTGAATGGAATGAACACCGTCCTGAGCTGGCTCAGGATCGTGTTGATGGTAAGCACTTTGCCATTGCTAAGCGGATGCTGAACAAAGGCGGACGCCAAGATATCTTTCTGGGAACTCGTGACTGCCAGGGCTATGTGGAGCCTTGCGAGTTTGGCGAAGGGAAAGGCGCATTTGACGACACAGACGAACTGGGCTTTGGTCTGATGTTTCATGGCTTCGACTATCCGGATGAAACCGGCAAAGATGAATTACGAACCCGTTTTTGGCATGCAGTGATGAAAAACGGTGTGATCGATTACCCTACGCCCGCACAATGCCCGGTAAATCGTTACGTGCGTGACATGAAGGCTAAAGTGTTTGAGCTGGATAGCAATATGCAACCGGTGGCGAGTACGGAGGAAAGCCTATGAGCTGGCTTGCAAAACTATATGCCACCTACGAGCAGGCACAGCAAAGGTTTGCCGATGCACCGCTGGGTGAGCAGATCATGCCCATCAGTCATACACCCCAGACAGCACATATTCATGTGCGCCTGAACGGAGACGGAGTGTTTTTGGGAGCCGAAGTCCTGCCGGAAAAAACACAAATAGTGTTGCCTGCAACGGAGAAATCAGCGGGTAGAAGCAGTGGTTTATGTGCTCACCCGTTGGCAGATAAGATCCAATACACTGCCGGTGACTATGAAGAGTTTGGCGGTATTAAAAAACCCGGATTTGATTTATACCTGACCCAGCTTAAAGCCTGGGCAGACTCGGAATTTTGTAAACCCCCCTTACAAGCGATTTTGCGTTATGTAGAAAAAAAAACACTGGTTGCCGATTTAGTTGAGCAGGGTGTATTACACGCACAAGATGACGTGCTCCTGACTGAGTGGTCAGGAGAGGGCGACACTCCTGCATTGCTCAAACTGCTGCCAAAGCAGCAGGGTAAAATTGATCAGGGCGCTGCGCTGGTTTGCTGGAGTGTAGAGCAACTGGGCGAGCTGCAAAGTAAAACCTGGCTGGATCCTGAATTGCAACAAAGCTGGATTGCGTTTGATGCACAAAATGGGGGCAATGCAGCACTGTGTATGGTGACTGGCGAGGTGCTACCTGTGTCTGATAATCATCCCGCCAAGCTTAGGCACAGCGGCGACAAAGCTAAACTGATCTCTTCAAATGATGGTAGCGGCTATACCTACAGAGGACGCTTTAGCAGCGGACAGGAAGCCAGCTCGGTCAGTTTTGAAGCAACCCAAAAAGCGCACAATGCGCTGCGCTGGTTACTGGCAAGGCAGGGTCACAGAACTGGCGATCAGGTTTATCTTGCCTGGGCTATATCAGGTAAAGCTGTGCCGGACCCGGCTGAGCAGGACTGGCTGAACTGGATGACAGCCAAGCCTGAAGTAGATCACACCGTGGACCTGGGTGAGCGCTATGCCAACAATCTGAACCATTACTTTAATGGTTTGACAGGGCCAGAGCAGCTCGAGAAAAACGAGCAAATCGCCATGATAGGC
This window of the Pseudoalteromonas rubra genome carries:
- a CDS encoding CRISPR-associated helicase/endonuclease Cas3; the encoded protein is MPFIAHPAATGSEHQSVLTHLRSVKVLAEALAEKFGYAQAGALIGLLHDFGKYSAAFQGYMDDIITLKQAHANPDLDEDIESLARTVKGQKGTINHSTAGAQWLVNHLMQITPVIFKEDSSLSQYCMVVVQGLALCIVSHHSGLINCLAEPSGGLLKRLKLGEEDSHLNECIQNADPEVLNEASKMAGYDFLKSAAQALKTSLSPYRSNKIEHDFYLGMFVKLWFSCLIDADRANSADFETPGNEPARNTQADWHMACALLESKIAGFDTEGINQIRAAISANCQQKALGQQGIYSLTVPTGGGKNLASLRFALHHAKQHQLDRIIYVIPYTSIIEQNAQAVRDVFGDELGEQWVLEHHSNLEPEVQTWRTKLACENWDKPIVFTTMVQFLESLFGGGTRGVRRLHQLSKAVLIFDEIQTLPINCVHLFNNAVNFLTRHCHTTAVMCTATQPLLNNLPERVKPRGELALTGGNELTPDISKLYQALERVTVRNLVRPRGWDESELTALITQQLESNTSCLVIVNTKHWAQALYHALNEHLAWPDGIFHLSTDMCAAHRKAKLDEIRSRLDDGLPTLCLSTALIEAGVDVDFNAVVRFLAGLDSIAQAAGRCNRHGRQQGMGEVLVVNPHKENLNMLADIKQGVAATKYILDADDFDEAKLLSPEYTTRYFDKYFYERCDEMGYPTGTHGFTKSQNQLVDLLSSNEKNIDKSPIAIRQAFMAASKAFKAINAPTQGVIVPYDDTAKALISALLALDKRFDAARYRTLLQQAQKYSVNVFTHKLKQLLDSEAAYPIAEGEPVYYLRDEHYSSEFGLSLEICGEQEGLVL
- the cas5c gene encoding type I-C CRISPR-associated protein Cas5c, whose protein sequence is MKNSISFRLWGRHALFSDPITRVGGEKCSYHIPTYEAIKGVLKSIYWKPTLVWHVDKVRVIKPLRTQTRGTKPLNWGGGNSLAYYTFLHDVEYQVQAHFEWNEHRPELAQDRVDGKHFAIAKRMLNKGGRQDIFLGTRDCQGYVEPCEFGEGKGAFDDTDELGFGLMFHGFDYPDETGKDELRTRFWHAVMKNGVIDYPTPAQCPVNRYVRDMKAKVFELDSNMQPVASTEESL
- the cas8c gene encoding type I-C CRISPR-associated protein Cas8c/Csd1; amino-acid sequence: MSWLAKLYATYEQAQQRFADAPLGEQIMPISHTPQTAHIHVRLNGDGVFLGAEVLPEKTQIVLPATEKSAGRSSGLCAHPLADKIQYTAGDYEEFGGIKKPGFDLYLTQLKAWADSEFCKPPLQAILRYVEKKTLVADLVEQGVLHAQDDVLLTEWSGEGDTPALLKLLPKQQGKIDQGAALVCWSVEQLGELQSKTWLDPELQQSWIAFDAQNGGNAALCMVTGEVLPVSDNHPAKLRHSGDKAKLISSNDGSGYTYRGRFSSGQEASSVSFEATQKAHNALRWLLARQGHRTGDQVYLAWAISGKAVPDPAEQDWLNWMTAKPEVDHTVDLGERYANNLNHYFNGLTGPEQLEKNEQIAMIGIDSATPGRMGILYYRETVAEDFLIRLKQWQLDLGWWQRVKLDDKNSGWRICAPSLYRTLDATYGDVLKSSESLKKNLVARLYPCIVEGNPIPRDIMNNAFHRAVNRVAYKSDQNWLWSQNLGVACALIRGYYKRTKIKSEQKDYEMALQEDYKSRDYLFGRLLAVANKIEQIALSIGDSKRMTTAERYMNRFVNKPSSTWLTIVSALVPYQQRIFAHYGESFERAYTLKLAQITDLFAEVEQYNSDKKLSPEFLLGFHSQMMWLEQHSPVKGQWQPKATNKTEPSSPQTESV